A genomic window from Bdellovibrio sp. SKB1291214 includes:
- a CDS encoding aspartate carbamoyltransferase catalytic subunit produces MSSRTQHSILDLVSLEKEKIARLFSTADQLALNPFLPSKGFGKTGALLFFEASTRTRMSFETACAQLGVHPLLLDGKSGSSLEKGETLEDTVLNVAAMKPAFVIIRSGDELDFNDISQKINMPVINAGWGKKGHPTQALLDAYTIRKHLGKVEGQKVLIVGDARHSRVAASHIELAKKLNYDVAFCGPAGFLPERSDVKAFGSLSEGLQWATVAMTLRVQLERHQTQYSLADYRQNFGFTVQNLKDLSEKSLIMHPGPINQGTEMDTEVLQKDPRCRVLDQVSNGVLIRQAILLEVLGGL; encoded by the coding sequence ATGTCATCTAGAACTCAGCATTCCATTCTTGATTTAGTTAGCCTTGAAAAAGAAAAAATCGCCCGTCTTTTTTCAACGGCAGATCAGTTGGCATTGAATCCATTTTTACCTTCTAAGGGCTTCGGCAAAACCGGAGCCCTTTTATTTTTCGAAGCCAGCACTCGCACACGAATGAGCTTTGAAACTGCATGTGCACAGTTGGGTGTTCATCCCCTGTTGCTCGACGGGAAATCTGGCAGCAGCTTGGAAAAAGGCGAAACATTAGAAGACACGGTCCTTAATGTAGCCGCGATGAAACCAGCCTTTGTGATCATTCGTTCTGGAGATGAGTTGGATTTCAACGACATTTCTCAAAAAATAAACATGCCGGTGATCAATGCGGGCTGGGGTAAAAAAGGTCATCCGACCCAAGCACTATTGGATGCATATACGATTCGTAAACATCTCGGTAAAGTTGAGGGACAGAAAGTTTTGATCGTGGGAGATGCTCGTCACAGCAGAGTCGCAGCTTCGCACATCGAGCTCGCCAAAAAACTCAATTATGATGTGGCCTTTTGCGGACCCGCGGGCTTTTTGCCGGAACGTTCCGACGTCAAGGCTTTTGGTTCGTTGTCGGAAGGTTTGCAGTGGGCGACGGTCGCAATGACATTGCGAGTGCAGCTAGAACGTCACCAAACGCAGTACTCGCTTGCAGATTACCGTCAGAATTTTGGTTTTACAGTTCAGAATTTAAAAGATCTTTCTGAGAAATCTTTGATCATGCATCCAGGCCCTATCAATCAAGGGACTGAAATGGATACGGAAGTTTTGCAGAAAGATCCTCGTTGTCGTGTTTTGGATCAGGTCAGCAATGGCGTTTTGATCCGTCAGGCGATTTTGCTGGAAGTATTGGGGGGATTATGA
- the lepB gene encoding signal peptidase I, translated as MTRWREYLTTLVIAVFFALFVRSYLITAYKVPTGSMQPTLKPGDFIFSSRLSYGIQLPFTDRKWDVTSPERGDLIVFNYSNQPGISYVKRVIGLPGDKIQIKDGRIVLNDEALHYEKVTVDTGDNPNSDMFEIFQEKFQDSSWKVIFQKQRENKDFGPIVVPPDEVFILGDNRDASDDSRYWGTVPTSQIVGKVVLIWLSLDWQEKWGGDRYPTVRWKRVFSTVH; from the coding sequence ATGACTCGTTGGCGAGAATACTTAACAACTTTGGTGATCGCGGTTTTTTTTGCGCTGTTCGTGCGCAGCTATTTGATCACGGCTTATAAAGTGCCAACGGGCTCAATGCAGCCAACCCTAAAACCTGGCGATTTTATTTTTTCTTCCAGGCTCTCTTACGGTATTCAGTTACCATTCACAGATAGAAAATGGGACGTCACATCTCCAGAGCGCGGTGACCTGATCGTTTTTAACTATAGCAATCAGCCAGGCATTTCTTACGTGAAACGCGTGATCGGCTTACCTGGAGATAAAATCCAAATCAAAGATGGTCGGATTGTTTTGAATGATGAGGCCCTTCACTATGAAAAAGTGACTGTTGATACTGGCGATAATCCAAATTCAGACATGTTCGAAATTTTCCAAGAAAAGTTTCAAGACTCCTCTTGGAAAGTGATTTTTCAAAAGCAGCGGGAAAATAAGGATTTCGGACCGATCGTCGTTCCGCCCGATGAAGTCTTTATTCTAGGAGATAACCGTGATGCGAGTGACGACTCGCGCTATTGGGGCACAGTTCCGACATCGCAAATTGTCGGCAAGGTCGTTTTGATTTGGTTGTCATTGGATTGGCAGGAAAAATGGGGCGGAGACCGCTATCCTACAGTGCGTTGGAAAAGAGTTTTTTCCACCGTTCATTGA
- the lepB gene encoding signal peptidase I, producing the protein MNSKQPVEKNLKGTWNQAILTFLFPILLVMGVRWALFEPFVIPSGSMIPNLLVHDHILVKKFAYGLHLPFRDKWMFQWSSPERGQIIVFKYPENPDVYYIKRLIGLPGDEVSVKAGRISINGSEIPLVQFDDDKNEKGFSYFEETMDKNTHAIRFMDYKFDEDVSPQVFKVPEGHFFFMGDNRDQSSDSRVWGFVKKDYIVGRAWAIWLSCENTLPTMTFMCDPAQMRWSRLFKTLH; encoded by the coding sequence ATGAATTCAAAACAGCCAGTGGAAAAAAACCTAAAGGGAACGTGGAATCAAGCGATTCTAACGTTCCTTTTTCCTATTCTGCTGGTGATGGGAGTACGCTGGGCTTTGTTTGAGCCCTTTGTGATCCCTTCTGGAAGTATGATTCCGAACCTTTTGGTGCACGACCATATCTTGGTTAAAAAATTTGCCTATGGCTTGCATCTTCCCTTTAGAGATAAATGGATGTTTCAATGGTCGTCACCCGAGCGCGGGCAGATCATTGTTTTTAAATATCCCGAAAATCCTGATGTCTATTATATCAAGCGTTTGATTGGCCTGCCCGGGGATGAAGTATCGGTGAAAGCAGGACGCATCTCAATCAATGGAAGTGAAATTCCGTTGGTGCAGTTTGATGACGATAAGAACGAAAAAGGTTTTTCATACTTTGAAGAAACGATGGATAAGAACACTCATGCGATTCGTTTCATGGATTACAAGTTTGATGAGGATGTCAGCCCTCAGGTCTTTAAAGTCCCTGAAGGGCATTTCTTCTTTATGGGCGACAACCGTGATCAATCAAGTGATTCTCGGGTCTGGGGATTTGTGAAGAAGGATTATATCGTGGGCCGCGCGTGGGCGATTTGGCTTTCCTGCGAGAATACACTTCCGACCATGACATTTATGTGTGATCCGGCCCAAATGCGCTGGTCTCGCTTGTTTAAAACCCTCCATTAA
- the lepB gene encoding signal peptidase I — protein MSKQQDNKPVPWDWRTKHFWTEGWGSLFLAVFIALFIRWGFVEAYVIPSGSMLPSLLIHDHIFVNKLTYGLRVPFSENWMVKFNEPKRGEVIVFKYPRDMSTFFIKRIVGEPGDKIYYENGTLYVNDKPVEKKVPANQDEFNWLRDADFTRDGNVNDAKSNYVEFTEALPPGKGATEGKDHAILLRKGDFYETFGPVVVPEDHLFVMGDNRMNSMDSRVWSFLPKQNILGRAMFVWLSCEETIPALPMLCNPLTIRWTRFFHQVN, from the coding sequence ATGTCAAAACAACAAGACAACAAACCGGTTCCTTGGGACTGGAGAACAAAGCATTTTTGGACTGAGGGATGGGGTTCTCTTTTTCTTGCTGTATTCATTGCTCTTTTCATTCGCTGGGGCTTTGTTGAAGCGTATGTGATTCCATCGGGTTCCATGCTGCCAAGCTTGTTGATCCATGATCATATCTTCGTGAACAAATTGACTTACGGATTGCGCGTTCCCTTCAGCGAAAACTGGATGGTGAAGTTCAACGAACCAAAACGTGGCGAAGTCATCGTCTTTAAATATCCACGTGACATGAGCACTTTCTTTATCAAGCGTATCGTGGGGGAACCTGGCGATAAAATCTATTATGAAAATGGAACTTTGTACGTGAATGATAAACCGGTCGAAAAGAAAGTTCCTGCAAACCAGGACGAGTTCAATTGGTTGCGTGACGCGGACTTCACTCGTGATGGTAACGTCAACGATGCAAAATCAAATTACGTTGAATTCACGGAGGCTTTGCCACCAGGTAAAGGTGCTACGGAAGGTAAGGATCATGCGATCCTTCTTCGTAAAGGGGACTTCTACGAAACTTTCGGTCCAGTCGTTGTTCCTGAAGATCACTTATTCGTGATGGGTGATAACCGTATGAACTCGATGGATAGCCGTGTTTGGAGCTTCCTGCCTAAGCAAAATATTTTGGGTCGTGCGATGTTCGTATGGCTTTCTTGTGAAGAAACTATTCCGGCGCTTCCGATGCTTTGCAATCCTTTGACGATTCGTTGGACTCGCTTTTTCCATCAAGTAAATTAA
- the lepA gene encoding translation elongation factor 4: MDPKYIRNFAIIAHIDHGKSTLADGLLSVTGSLSDREKKEQFLDNMELERERGITIKAQTVCLDFKSKDGNDYQINLIDTPGHVDFSYEVSRSLAACEGAILVVDAAQGVEAQTLANVYLAMENNLEIIPVLNKIDLPSADPEGVARQIEDTVGLDTTGIIHASAKEKIGITDILEAIVEKVPPPKADRTLTPRGLIFDSWFDAYQGVVVLVRMVDGTIKKGDKIKFMATDRDYEVLRMGKYKPFPAPQETLEAGEVGFIICGIKDIRDVKVGDTVTAAKHPAAEPLAGFQRIKPMVFAGIFPVVASEYESLKDALDKLCLNDSSLSYEVEKSAALGFGYRCGFLGLLHMEIVQERLEREFNLDLITTAPTVVYQITQTDGTVMMLENPSGMPDESKIAKFEEPYVKVTLHTPTEYIGGILKLCEDKRGAQLKMEYVNEKKVIIEYKLPMNEMVMDFYDRLKSISKGYASLEYEFIGFEESDLVKLDILINSEPIDALSLIVHRSKAVTRGRKLTEKMKELIPRQQFQINIQAAIGSKIIARETQGAIRKDVTAKCYGGDISRKRKLLEKQKEGKKRMKAVGSVDVPQEAFLAILKVED, translated from the coding sequence ATGGATCCTAAGTATATACGTAACTTTGCAATTATCGCTCATATCGACCACGGCAAATCAACTTTGGCAGATGGTCTTCTTTCCGTAACTGGTTCTCTTTCCGATCGTGAAAAGAAAGAACAGTTCTTGGACAACATGGAACTTGAGCGTGAGCGTGGGATCACAATCAAAGCTCAGACTGTGTGTCTAGATTTCAAATCGAAAGATGGAAACGACTATCAGATCAACTTGATCGATACACCGGGGCACGTGGACTTCTCTTACGAAGTATCTCGCTCTTTGGCAGCCTGTGAAGGCGCGATTTTGGTTGTTGATGCTGCTCAAGGCGTGGAAGCGCAAACTCTCGCAAACGTTTATCTTGCGATGGAAAATAATCTTGAGATCATTCCTGTCTTGAACAAAATCGATTTGCCGTCTGCCGACCCAGAAGGTGTTGCCAGACAAATCGAAGACACCGTTGGTTTGGATACAACAGGTATCATTCACGCTTCTGCCAAAGAGAAAATCGGTATTACGGATATTCTTGAAGCCATCGTTGAAAAGGTTCCGCCACCAAAAGCAGATCGCACGCTCACTCCGCGCGGGTTGATCTTTGACTCGTGGTTCGATGCATATCAAGGCGTTGTCGTCCTGGTTCGAATGGTGGACGGTACAATTAAAAAAGGCGACAAAATTAAGTTCATGGCGACGGACCGTGATTACGAAGTTTTGCGCATGGGTAAATACAAACCATTCCCAGCGCCTCAGGAAACTTTGGAAGCGGGTGAAGTGGGCTTTATCATCTGCGGTATCAAAGATATTCGCGACGTTAAAGTGGGCGATACTGTAACGGCAGCGAAACATCCAGCGGCAGAGCCGTTGGCTGGTTTCCAAAGAATTAAGCCGATGGTATTTGCCGGTATCTTCCCGGTCGTTGCTTCAGAGTATGAAAGTTTGAAAGATGCTTTGGACAAGCTTTGCTTGAATGACTCTTCGCTGTCATACGAAGTTGAGAAATCAGCAGCCTTGGGTTTCGGTTACCGTTGTGGATTCTTGGGCCTGCTTCATATGGAGATTGTGCAAGAGCGTTTAGAGCGCGAATTCAATCTTGATTTAATTACCACAGCTCCAACGGTTGTTTATCAAATCACCCAGACCGACGGCACAGTCATGATGTTGGAAAATCCATCAGGCATGCCAGATGAATCTAAAATTGCAAAATTCGAAGAGCCTTACGTGAAGGTCACGTTGCACACTCCGACTGAATACATCGGCGGTATCCTGAAGCTTTGTGAAGACAAGCGTGGTGCTCAGCTGAAAATGGAGTATGTAAACGAAAAGAAAGTCATCATCGAATACAAACTGCCGATGAATGAAATGGTGATGGATTTCTATGACCGTCTTAAATCTATTTCTAAAGGTTACGCGTCTTTGGAATATGAATTTATTGGCTTCGAAGAATCTGACTTAGTTAAATTGGATATCTTGATCAACTCTGAGCCGATTGATGCCTTGTCGTTAATCGTTCACAGATCAAAAGCCGTAACTCGGGGTCGTAAGCTGACAGAAAAAATGAAAGAGCTGATCCCACGCCAGCAGTTCCAAATTAATATTCAAGCGGCGATCGGTTCAAAAATCATCGCACGTGAAACTCAAGGTGCGATCAGAAAAGACGTTACTGCCAAATGTTATGGTGGTGACATCTCTCGTAAACGTAAGCTTTTAGAGAAACAAAAAGAAGGTAAGAAACGCATGAAGGCAGTCGGCTCTGTCGACGTCCCTCAAGAAGCATTCCTGGCCATCTTGAAAGTTGAGGACTAA